A stretch of the Filimonas lacunae genome encodes the following:
- a CDS encoding non-ribosomal peptide synthetase encodes MTGNVQFNPVAYDPLRGPEIEKVGFTNESQKEIYLSTLIGGADANRAYNECFALLLTGTLQVALLEEAIQQLFKRHEALRSSISANGEYVFVYAFSKVPIVHVDLSDMPAGKQQEVVKDIALQNAATTFDLLNGPLLLFHLVKLGEAKHQLIINIHHIIGDGWSVGVILQDLGKLYSAAVKGTATNLLPAPQMLPYAKTEMEAANGPQQQQIRNFWLQQFKAPLPELDMPTDFPRPAKRSYKSRRDDHGLPAALTHALKETGKKHGTSFITTLLVSFELFLYKVTGQTDIVLGLPAAGQSSTGNTGLVGHCVNLLPLRSSLNGDLTFAAYLQKRRSEILEAYEHQHITFGSLLKALNIPRDSSRVTLVPVVFNVDLGLDNDVQLEGLQHRLTSFPREYETFEVFVNISGNNDKITVEWSYNTQLFKPRTIQQFHETFERILQQIVENPAIPLKALSATDKAVGNEVSGRMNETGKSYPKEKALHELISAAAEQHLPKTAIRYAGKNITYQEVLTASNQLAHALIANGVKPGDRIGISLDRTPELVITLLAIMKAGAVFLPLDPSYPVSRTRYVLGDVAAQLMITSQKYAAQYDALKLLLTEELFADKELYAATAPVVPYAGNELIYILHTSGSTGQPKGVEVTHRNVVNLFTGMLKSPGITAADKLLAITSISFDIAYVELFLTLLAGAEIVLANADMAKDGRALLQVMEQENISMMQATPATWKMLIEAGWEKSLPIKIITGGEALSLHLARELLVRCEEVWNMYGPTETAIYATAKRVHQEDEIITIGKPVQNTQVFILDANMQPVPPGSIGEIYIGGEGVARGYINKSKLTAERFITNTLTSTNGKLYKTGDLGKLLPHAEIQCLGRSDQQIKIRGYRIEPEEVEYHLLGMPGVREAVVHAVQAGAEEVKLVAFVVVQGLTDADFDIKAAQWKEQLQALLPAYMVPQQVIRVTEIPLSPNGKTDKKQLGAIALQQLHQHHQRVMVLPETKEQKLLAEIWKDLLQLDKVSIHDDFFELGGHSLTAVSVMVRIEKETGVRLPIATLFEHETIAKLASLIEEKDVAVQWTSLVPIKSTGSKTPVYIIHGSGLNVLMFHSIIKNFAPDRPLYGIQALGLDGTDPEITSIEDVAARYIADMRQQNPDGPYIFLGYSLGGMIALEMSRQLEAIGKKVTMLGMIDTYVDNVALFDSRKMQLVKKVLRQFPKILFFAGSFFRYPQDTILYQLKSIKGRFQKLLMGGTEEKMITADQSFQEKIYEEYDRAYLEYRLAPYHKAIHLFKVKKKLYYLDDPMYMGWKPFAKGGLFIHDLPGDHKTFIEHPNEVKFVAVLEKAIETAESNG; translated from the coding sequence ATGACTGGAAACGTACAATTTAACCCTGTTGCCTACGACCCGCTAAGAGGGCCGGAAATTGAGAAGGTTGGCTTTACCAATGAATCTCAAAAAGAAATTTATTTATCTACGCTGATAGGTGGTGCTGATGCCAACCGTGCCTATAACGAATGCTTTGCCCTGTTACTTACCGGTACTTTACAGGTGGCGCTGCTGGAAGAAGCTATTCAGCAATTATTTAAAAGGCATGAAGCCTTACGGTCTTCTATCAGTGCCAATGGTGAATATGTATTTGTATATGCATTTAGCAAGGTGCCGATAGTGCATGTAGATTTATCGGACATGCCTGCTGGTAAACAGCAGGAGGTGGTTAAAGACATAGCCTTACAAAATGCAGCTACCACTTTTGATTTACTAAATGGCCCCTTATTGTTGTTTCACCTGGTAAAGCTGGGTGAAGCAAAGCATCAGCTTATTATCAACATACATCATATCATTGGCGATGGCTGGAGTGTAGGTGTTATCCTGCAGGATTTGGGTAAGCTGTATTCCGCAGCCGTAAAAGGCACTGCCACCAACCTGTTGCCTGCGCCGCAAATGCTGCCCTATGCCAAAACCGAAATGGAAGCAGCGAATGGTCCGCAGCAGCAACAGATTCGCAACTTCTGGCTGCAGCAGTTTAAGGCTCCTTTGCCCGAACTGGATATGCCTACCGATTTTCCGCGGCCTGCAAAGCGCAGTTATAAAAGTCGTAGGGATGACCATGGCCTGCCTGCGGCCTTAACTCATGCATTGAAAGAAACCGGTAAAAAACATGGTACCAGCTTTATTACCACCTTGCTGGTATCGTTTGAGTTATTCCTGTATAAGGTAACCGGACAAACAGATATTGTGCTGGGATTACCGGCTGCCGGGCAATCCAGCACCGGCAATACCGGGCTGGTGGGCCATTGTGTAAACCTGCTTCCTTTGCGCAGTTCATTGAATGGCGACCTCACGTTTGCTGCATATCTGCAAAAGAGGAGGTCCGAAATTCTGGAAGCTTACGAGCATCAGCATATTACATTTGGCAGCCTGCTCAAGGCGTTGAATATCCCGCGCGATTCATCGCGGGTAACCCTGGTTCCGGTAGTGTTTAACGTAGATCTGGGGTTGGATAATGATGTGCAGTTGGAAGGGTTGCAGCACCGGCTTACCAGCTTTCCCCGGGAGTACGAAACCTTTGAGGTGTTTGTAAACATCAGCGGTAACAACGATAAGATTACCGTGGAGTGGAGCTATAACACACAGTTGTTTAAGCCCCGCACCATACAACAGTTTCACGAAACCTTTGAAAGGATATTACAACAGATTGTAGAAAACCCTGCCATACCGTTAAAGGCGCTTTCTGCTACAGATAAGGCGGTGGGCAACGAAGTGTCGGGCAGGATGAATGAAACCGGGAAGTCTTATCCTAAAGAGAAAGCGTTGCATGAATTGATCAGTGCAGCTGCCGAACAGCATTTACCTAAAACGGCTATTCGTTATGCCGGGAAGAATATTACTTACCAGGAGGTGCTCACTGCGAGTAATCAGCTGGCGCATGCGTTGATAGCCAACGGGGTGAAGCCCGGGGATAGAATAGGGATTTCGCTGGACAGAACGCCGGAACTGGTGATTACGCTGCTGGCGATTATGAAGGCCGGAGCTGTTTTTTTACCGTTAGATCCTTCTTATCCGGTATCCAGAACGCGCTATGTGTTGGGTGATGTGGCGGCACAGCTGATGATCACATCACAGAAATATGCAGCGCAATACGATGCTTTGAAGTTATTGCTGACGGAAGAGCTGTTTGCGGATAAGGAATTGTATGCTGCTACTGCACCGGTAGTGCCTTACGCGGGTAATGAACTCATTTATATTTTACATACCTCCGGCAGCACCGGGCAACCCAAGGGCGTAGAAGTTACGCATCGCAATGTGGTAAACCTGTTCACGGGCATGTTAAAAAGCCCCGGTATCACAGCAGCCGATAAACTGCTGGCCATTACCAGTATCTCTTTTGATATTGCTTATGTAGAGCTGTTTCTAACCTTGCTGGCAGGGGCCGAGATAGTGCTGGCCAATGCAGATATGGCCAAAGATGGCCGTGCATTGCTGCAGGTAATGGAACAGGAAAACATCAGTATGATGCAGGCCACACCCGCTACCTGGAAAATGTTGATAGAAGCAGGATGGGAAAAGTCTTTGCCTATCAAAATCATTACCGGGGGTGAAGCCTTATCACTGCACCTGGCGCGTGAGCTGCTGGTGCGTTGTGAGGAGGTGTGGAATATGTATGGCCCTACCGAAACAGCTATCTATGCTACTGCCAAGCGCGTACACCAGGAAGATGAAATTATTACCATAGGCAAGCCCGTGCAAAACACGCAGGTGTTTATACTGGATGCCAATATGCAGCCGGTACCTCCCGGCAGTATAGGGGAGATTTATATAGGAGGGGAAGGAGTAGCCAGGGGATATATCAATAAATCGAAGCTTACCGCAGAAAGGTTTATTACTAACACACTTACCAGCACCAATGGCAAGCTGTATAAAACCGGCGATCTGGGCAAGCTGTTGCCACATGCCGAAATTCAATGCCTGGGACGCAGTGATCAGCAAATAAAAATAAGAGGGTATAGAATTGAGCCGGAAGAGGTAGAATATCATTTGCTGGGTATGCCGGGGGTAAGAGAAGCGGTAGTGCATGCCGTGCAGGCAGGAGCGGAAGAAGTGAAGCTGGTGGCCTTTGTAGTAGTACAAGGCTTAACTGATGCCGATTTTGACATAAAGGCGGCGCAATGGAAAGAGCAATTACAGGCTTTATTGCCTGCTTACATGGTGCCACAGCAAGTGATACGTGTGACAGAAATACCGTTAAGCCCCAATGGCAAAACCGATAAAAAGCAATTGGGTGCTATAGCGCTGCAACAGCTACATCAACACCACCAGCGGGTGATGGTGTTGCCGGAAACAAAAGAACAGAAGCTGTTGGCGGAGATCTGGAAAGACTTGTTGCAGCTGGATAAGGTAAGTATACACGACGACTTTTTTGAACTGGGTGGCCATTCTTTAACAGCTGTGTCGGTAATGGTACGTATTGAAAAAGAAACAGGTGTGCGCCTGCCTATTGCCACTTTGTTTGAACATGAAACTATTGCTAAGCTGGCCAGCCTGATAGAAGAAAAGGATGTAGCGGTGCAGTGGACTTCGCTGGTGCCTATTAAATCTACCGGTAGCAAAACGCCGGTGTATATCATACATGGCTCGGGCTTAAACGTGCTGATGTTTCATTCCATTATTAAAAACTTTGCGCCCGACAGGCCTTTGTATGGCATACAGGCGCTGGGGTTGGATGGCACCGATCCGGAAATCACTTCTATTGAAGATGTGGCAGCACGTTATATAGCAGATATGCGCCAGCAAAACCCCGATGGGCCTTATATCTTTTTAGGCTATTCGCTGGGTGGGATGATTGCACTGGAAATGAGCCGGCAGCTGGAAGCGATTGGTAAGAAGGTAACGATGCTGGGTATGATAGATACTTATGTAGATAATGTGGCTTTGTTCGACAGCCGCAAGATGCAACTGGTGAAAAAAGTGTTGCGCCAGTTTCCGAAAATATTATTCTTTGCGGGGTCGTTTTTCCGCTACCCCCAGGATACCATCCTTTACCAGTTGAAGAGTATTAAAGGACGCTTTCAGAAGCTGCTGATGGGGGGTACAGAGGAGAAGATGATTACGGCCGATCAATCGTTCCAGGAAAAAATATATGAAGAGTATGATCGTGCTTACCTGGAATATCGCTTAGCGCCTTATCATAAAGCCATTCACCTGTTTAAGGTGAAAAAGAAACTGTACTACCTGGATGATCCGATGTATATGGGCTGGAAGCCTTTTGCCAAAGGAGGTTTGTTTATTCACGATTTGCCCGGCGATCATAAAACATTTATTGAGCATCCGAATGAAGTAAAGTTTGTGGCGGTGCTGGAAAAAGCCATTGAAACCGCAGAAAGCAATGGGTAA
- a CDS encoding 4'-phosphopantetheinyl transferase family protein: MKPQKAMGKSGADISILHWQGFRLHMPVRSLTGQAYVFRVNVSDSFVACDKFEYLLTDKEQARAARYRKLDDYQRFTVGRVALKLLLAKFANVPANKVVVQQQGAEKPFTELPVSFNVSHSGNWVVLAFSALPVGVDVEFINNHFSYRNMLPATFHPQEIAYIEQSSNSLEQFYRLWTAKEAWFKKEGAGVAGELWRENMLQNDSVTCFAVDGRHTAAIACTGKAGVAAALDFTIS, encoded by the coding sequence TTGAAACCGCAGAAAGCAATGGGTAAAAGCGGTGCTGATATTAGCATATTGCATTGGCAGGGCTTTCGGTTACACATGCCTGTGCGGTCGCTTACCGGGCAGGCATATGTGTTTCGGGTAAATGTGTCGGATAGTTTTGTAGCCTGCGATAAGTTTGAATACCTGCTTACAGATAAGGAGCAGGCGCGCGCTGCGCGGTATAGAAAGCTGGACGATTATCAGCGGTTTACCGTGGGGCGGGTGGCTTTAAAACTACTGCTGGCGAAGTTTGCGAATGTACCTGCTAATAAGGTGGTAGTGCAACAGCAGGGAGCGGAAAAGCCTTTTACCGAGCTGCCTGTAAGTTTTAATGTATCCCATTCCGGTAATTGGGTGGTGCTGGCTTTCTCTGCCTTGCCGGTAGGGGTGGATGTGGAGTTTATCAATAACCATTTCTCTTACAGAAATATGCTGCCAGCTACTTTTCATCCCCAGGAGATTGCTTATATAGAGCAAAGCAGTAATAGCCTGGAACAGTTTTACCGGTTATGGACGGCAAAGGAAGCCTGGTTTAAAAAGGAGGGAGCAGGCGTAGCCGGTGAACTCTGGCGTGAAAATATGCTACAGAATGATAGTGTTACCTGCTTTGCTGTAGATGGCCGGCATACGGCTGCTATTGCCTGCACTGGCAAAGCCGGAGTAGCTGCTGCGCTGGACTTTACGATTTCGTAA
- a CDS encoding type I polyketide synthase — translation MSIRTERIVVPSTVVNVYELLKKQVASHPTAVAISSQGKHLTYAQLDTAVAKTAHFLTSLSDPIIGVSTTRSIDMIIRVLAVLQSGKAYMPLDPAYPASRLAQQIADSGTKYCLCDEEEEELFASLGLQRPENSRETGEQVTTDIAYILYTSGSTGKPKGVCMGHSALYNLLLWQQQHSVAGVGNKTLQFAPLSFDVSFQEIFATLISGGELVLIHDDLRLDPDSLLQLIDEKQVNRIFLPFVALQLLAETAVSSHLYPASLREVMTAGEQLKITEQVRSFFQHLPGCVLYNQYGPTECHVVTELRLEGDTAQWPALPTIGKPIDNTEIYILDEKDGLLPDGEVGELCIAGACLGKGYLNKPELTQQKFTRWKHPVKGEIAIYRSGDHARYLPDGNIEFLGRADDQVKIRGYRIELAEVEVALNVLGVAQSAVVIAREDVPGNKQLVAYLLSNGTPTTTAQVRTALADKLPEYMIPAAFVWLDTFPRTSSGKVDKKALPKPELKRPELDVAFRQPVSELEQTIAGVWEEVLQLNAIGAEDSFFELGGNSLLAQKTIIALKQHNIQLPITKLYQYPTISGIAAYLTGAIKTTQLPAYSPNKPASNGDIAIIGMSCRVPGADSAQAFWNMLLAGKEGIRFFTEEELDASIDSELKQMPGYVKARGVVNEVDAFDPAFWGLSPKLAELMDPQQRIFLEIAREALESTGYLPGIYNGLIGVYAGSGSNTYFINNVLTNPQKINQVGSLQVSTLNEKEYLSSRTAYHLNLKGPAVSVFSACSTSLLAIAQAVEALRNGQCSLALAGGVSITVPVNSGQLHQEGAMFSSDGHTRTFDAQASGTVFSDGAGVVLLRPLEQAIQAGDTIYAVIKGVGINNDGGEKTSFTAPDAAGQAGAIAAALGDAGVTPDKISYVEAHGTATPIGDPIEIEGLKLAYGNTDKKQYCAIGSVKSNIGHLTHAAGVAGIIKTAFALYHQQLPPSIHYNTPNPEIDFGNSPFYVNAALTHWKSEGERLAGVSSFGVGGTNVHVILQEYPHNSIPLLKQPDAALFSWSAKSANSAHLYAGKLKDFIAHNPQAGIGDIAYTLQTTRETLPFRQTLVATSTADAMRQLSEELPAVEVPAKAMEVAFLFPGQGAQFNNMGKAIYDREPVFQQAVDECAVLLQDIMGEDIRSIIYQLKDIYALTNTYYTQPALFVTEYALAKLWMSWGIVPAVYVGHSVGEFVAAHLAGVFSLADALQLIAARGRLISCLPQGAMLSVRAAVDTLTLPDNISVAALNAPGLCVLAGTFDAVGAYAKQLEKQGILYKQLHTSHAFHSYMMDEAVPAFKEIIARVSLQVPRKPVVSTVTGSWLTDEQATSVDYWASHMRATVQFAAAIDFAAAQQPLVMLEVGPGKTLSTLTFQIMAGKPVKAIAGLEQSEEPVNAYGGLLQALAQLWKLGVTPDWKAVYGHQLRARISLPTYAFDKKRYWVNAAPTQVSLTTTIPEETAIVNPVLQQPMNRKEILVKKIKEILENASGVTIGETEHNSSFIELGMDSLLLTQVAISLQKEFKLPISFKQLNDAFPNVEQLAKYLDKQLPASAYAVTETPVATTAATGSPLDMIMKQLGDLTRQVAALQSPGAAAVVPVKVPDIADITAAEAVELKKPFGAAARIEKQSTALNAQQQAFLQALIKSYNTKTKSSKEYTQQNRAHMADPRVVTGFKPLTKELVYSIVIHKSKGCHLWDLDGNEYIDALNGFGSSMFGFQPDFLKKAVLDQVERGYELGPQHAHAGTLAKLICEFTGFDRAALCNTGSEAVLGAMRIARTVTGRSLIVAFTGSYHGINDEVIIRGTQKLKSFPAAPGITPEAVQNMLILDYGTDKSLQIIKERAHELAAVLVEPVQSRRPEFQPVAFLKEIRKITAEAGTVLIWDEVITGFRAHPGGAQAIFGIQADVATYGKVVGGGMPIGAIAGKKQYMDALDGGFWQYGDDSVPEAGVTYFAGTFVRHPLALAAGIASLEHMKQAGPSLQENLNKLTAYLANALNKIGKQYQLPIYAVNFGSLWKLKFHEEYPYSELVFTLMRERGIHIWDGFPCFITTAHTLGDVDTIIQQFEESVKVLKAVKLIPAYATEDTQAKESVADFEVAPHPQARLGKDAEGNPAWFMADPKAPGKYLQIVEA, via the coding sequence ATGAGCATCCGCACGGAAAGAATCGTTGTGCCCAGTACTGTAGTGAATGTGTACGAGCTTCTGAAAAAACAGGTTGCCAGCCATCCCACAGCTGTTGCCATTTCCTCCCAGGGAAAACACCTGACCTATGCTCAGTTAGATACAGCGGTAGCAAAAACAGCGCACTTCCTCACTTCTTTATCTGATCCTATTATTGGTGTAAGCACTACCCGAAGCATAGATATGATTATTCGGGTGTTAGCAGTGTTGCAGTCTGGTAAGGCTTATATGCCGCTCGATCCTGCTTATCCTGCCAGCAGACTTGCGCAGCAGATTGCCGATTCGGGAACAAAGTATTGCTTATGCGATGAGGAAGAAGAAGAACTGTTTGCTTCACTGGGTTTGCAAAGGCCTGAGAACAGCCGGGAAACAGGCGAGCAGGTAACTACAGATATTGCTTACATACTGTATACTTCCGGTTCAACAGGAAAGCCCAAGGGTGTTTGTATGGGGCATAGTGCTTTATATAATTTACTGTTATGGCAGCAACAACATTCTGTGGCGGGCGTGGGAAACAAAACCCTGCAATTTGCTCCGCTGAGCTTTGATGTATCATTCCAGGAAATATTTGCCACCTTAATTTCAGGGGGGGAGCTGGTGCTTATCCATGACGATTTGCGTTTAGACCCGGATAGCCTGTTACAGTTGATAGATGAAAAACAGGTGAACAGGATATTCCTGCCCTTTGTAGCCTTGCAGTTGCTGGCCGAAACCGCTGTCAGCAGCCATTTATATCCCGCTTCTTTACGCGAGGTGATGACGGCAGGTGAACAGTTAAAGATCACAGAGCAGGTACGCAGCTTCTTTCAACACCTGCCTGGTTGCGTATTATACAATCAGTATGGTCCTACAGAATGTCATGTAGTAACAGAGCTACGTCTGGAAGGCGATACTGCGCAATGGCCGGCTTTACCTACCATTGGTAAACCTATTGACAATACAGAGATATACATACTGGATGAAAAAGATGGCCTGCTGCCCGATGGTGAGGTGGGCGAATTGTGCATAGCAGGCGCCTGTTTGGGTAAAGGATATCTGAACAAGCCGGAGTTAACCCAACAAAAATTTACCCGCTGGAAACACCCTGTAAAGGGCGAAATAGCTATTTATCGTTCAGGGGATCATGCGCGTTACCTGCCGGATGGCAATATTGAGTTTTTAGGAAGGGCAGATGACCAGGTGAAAATAAGAGGTTACCGGATAGAACTGGCAGAGGTAGAGGTGGCGTTGAATGTGCTGGGTGTGGCGCAAAGCGCTGTGGTAATAGCCAGGGAAGATGTGCCGGGGAATAAGCAGCTGGTGGCTTACCTGTTGTCGAACGGTACCCCTACCACTACCGCACAAGTAAGAACCGCATTGGCCGATAAATTGCCGGAGTATATGATTCCTGCTGCGTTTGTGTGGCTGGATACTTTTCCCAGAACTTCCAGCGGTAAAGTAGATAAGAAAGCATTGCCAAAGCCCGAGCTGAAAAGACCCGAGCTGGATGTGGCTTTTCGCCAACCTGTTTCTGAGCTGGAACAAACCATTGCCGGTGTTTGGGAAGAAGTGTTGCAGTTGAATGCCATTGGTGCAGAAGACAGTTTTTTTGAATTGGGGGGTAATTCCCTGCTGGCGCAAAAAACAATCATTGCTTTAAAGCAGCATAATATACAGCTGCCTATTACAAAGCTTTATCAATATCCTACTATCAGCGGCATCGCAGCTTATCTCACTGGTGCTATAAAAACCACGCAGCTGCCCGCCTATTCCCCTAACAAGCCTGCCTCAAACGGAGATATCGCCATCATTGGCATGAGCTGCCGTGTGCCTGGCGCTGATTCAGCACAAGCTTTCTGGAATATGTTATTGGCAGGCAAGGAAGGTATCCGTTTTTTTACAGAAGAAGAGCTGGATGCTTCTATTGACAGCGAGCTAAAACAAATGCCGGGTTATGTAAAAGCCAGAGGGGTTGTGAATGAGGTGGATGCATTCGATCCGGCTTTCTGGGGCTTATCGCCCAAGCTGGCAGAGCTGATGGATCCACAGCAGCGCATCTTCCTGGAAATAGCGCGGGAAGCATTGGAAAGCACAGGCTACCTGCCGGGCATATATAACGGGCTTATTGGGGTGTATGCCGGTAGTGGAAGTAATACCTACTTTATCAACAATGTGCTTACCAATCCGCAAAAGATTAACCAGGTAGGAAGCCTGCAGGTAAGCACGCTGAATGAAAAAGAATATTTATCCAGCCGCACGGCTTATCACCTGAATTTAAAAGGGCCTGCGGTAAGTGTATTCTCGGCCTGTTCCACTTCGTTGCTGGCTATTGCCCAGGCGGTGGAGGCTTTGCGTAACGGGCAGTGCAGCCTGGCGCTGGCAGGAGGTGTGAGCATTACAGTGCCTGTAAACAGCGGGCAATTGCACCAGGAAGGGGCTATGTTCAGCAGCGACGGGCACACCCGCACGTTTGATGCGCAGGCCAGTGGTACTGTATTCAGCGATGGCGCCGGTGTGGTGCTGTTACGGCCGCTGGAGCAGGCTATACAGGCAGGAGATACCATCTATGCGGTTATTAAAGGAGTGGGCATTAACAACGATGGCGGCGAAAAAACAAGCTTTACCGCACCGGATGCGGCCGGGCAGGCAGGCGCTATTGCCGCCGCATTGGGCGATGCCGGTGTAACACCTGATAAAATCAGTTATGTAGAAGCGCATGGTACGGCTACGCCTATTGGCGACCCGATAGAAATAGAGGGATTGAAGCTGGCTTATGGTAACACTGATAAAAAGCAATACTGTGCTATTGGGTCTGTAAAAAGTAATATCGGGCATTTGACGCATGCGGCAGGTGTGGCGGGTATTATTAAAACGGCCTTTGCGTTATACCATCAGCAATTGCCGCCTTCTATCCACTATAACACCCCCAATCCGGAAATTGATTTCGGGAATAGTCCTTTTTATGTGAATGCTGCTTTAACGCACTGGAAAAGCGAAGGAGAGCGTTTGGCAGGAGTGAGTTCATTCGGGGTGGGTGGTACCAATGTGCATGTGATATTACAGGAATACCCACATAATAGCATTCCATTGTTAAAGCAGCCGGATGCTGCTTTGTTCAGCTGGTCGGCTAAATCGGCCAACAGTGCACATTTATATGCCGGCAAGCTGAAAGATTTTATTGCGCATAATCCGCAGGCAGGTATAGGAGATATCGCCTATACCTTGCAAACCACGCGGGAAACACTGCCTTTCAGGCAAACCCTGGTGGCTACCAGCACTGCGGATGCTATGAGACAGTTAAGCGAGGAGTTGCCAGCGGTGGAAGTGCCTGCGAAGGCGATGGAGGTCGCTTTTTTATTTCCCGGACAAGGAGCGCAGTTTAATAATATGGGCAAAGCCATTTACGACCGCGAACCCGTGTTTCAACAGGCGGTGGATGAGTGTGCTGTTTTGCTGCAGGATATTATGGGGGAAGACATCCGAAGTATCATTTACCAGCTGAAAGATATTTACGCCCTTACGAATACTTACTATACACAACCGGCGCTGTTTGTTACAGAATATGCACTGGCAAAGTTGTGGATGAGCTGGGGCATTGTGCCGGCAGTGTATGTGGGCCATAGTGTAGGTGAATTTGTGGCGGCCCACCTGGCAGGTGTGTTTAGCCTGGCAGATGCTTTACAGCTGATTGCAGCCAGGGGCCGATTGATCAGCTGTTTACCACAAGGGGCTATGCTGAGTGTAAGAGCAGCTGTTGACACGCTTACCTTGCCGGATAACATTAGCGTGGCGGCACTTAATGCGCCTGGCTTATGTGTGCTGGCAGGTACTTTCGATGCAGTGGGCGCTTATGCCAAACAACTGGAAAAACAAGGTATATTATATAAACAGTTACATACCAGCCACGCGTTTCATTCTTATATGATGGATGAAGCGGTGCCTGCTTTTAAAGAGATTATAGCCAGGGTATCGCTGCAGGTACCACGCAAGCCGGTGGTAAGCACGGTAACGGGCAGCTGGTTAACAGATGAGCAGGCCACCAGTGTTGATTACTGGGCCAGTCATATGCGGGCTACGGTGCAATTTGCTGCTGCCATTGATTTTGCAGCTGCACAGCAACCACTGGTGATGCTGGAAGTGGGGCCGGGTAAAACGTTATCTACCTTAACCTTCCAGATTATGGCGGGTAAGCCTGTAAAAGCGATAGCGGGCTTAGAGCAGTCAGAAGAACCGGTAAATGCTTACGGCGGTTTGCTACAAGCGCTGGCCCAGTTATGGAAACTAGGTGTTACGCCTGATTGGAAAGCGGTATATGGTCATCAGCTGCGGGCCAGGATATCGCTACCCACTTATGCTTTTGATAAAAAGAGGTACTGGGTAAATGCTGCACCCACACAGGTATCTCTTACCACTACTATACCAGAGGAAACCGCCATTGTTAACCCTGTATTGCAACAACCCATGAACAGAAAAGAGATCCTGGTTAAAAAAATTAAGGAGATCCTGGAGAATGCTTCGGGAGTCACCATTGGAGAAACGGAGCATAACAGTTCGTTTATTGAGCTGGGGATGGATTCTTTGCTTTTAACACAGGTGGCTATCAGCCTGCAAAAAGAATTTAAGCTACCCATTTCGTTTAAACAGCTGAATGATGCTTTCCCGAATGTAGAACAGCTGGCTAAGTACCTGGACAAGCAATTGCCTGCCAGTGCTTATGCGGTAACAGAAACGCCTGTTGCTACCACTGCCGCCACCGGTTCGCCGCTGGATATGATTATGAAACAGCTGGGCGATTTAACCCGGCAGGTAGCTGCCCTGCAAAGTCCGGGAGCTGCTGCGGTAGTGCCGGTGAAGGTGCCTGATATTGCCGACATTACAGCTGCGGAAGCAGTAGAGTTGAAAAAGCCTTTTGGTGCAGCTGCACGAATTGAGAAGCAGTCCACTGCTTTAAACGCCCAGCAACAGGCGTTTTTGCAGGCGCTTATTAAAAGCTATAACACTAAAACAAAATCGAGCAAAGAATATACACAGCAAAACCGGGCGCATATGGCCGACCCGCGTGTGGTAACTGGTTTTAAACCGCTTACCAAAGAGCTGGTGTATTCCATCGTGATCCATAAAAGCAAGGGGTGTCATTTGTGGGATCTGGATGGCAACGAATATATAGATGCGCTGAATGGATTTGGCTCCAGCATGTTTGGTTTTCAGCCCGACTTTTTAAAGAAAGCGGTACTGGACCAGGTAGAGCGTGGCTATGAGTTAGGACCGCAGCATGCGCATGCCGGTACGCTGGCTAAGCTTATTTGCGAGTTTACGGGCTTTGACCGTGCGGCTTTATGTAATACCGGTTCGGAAGCGGTGCTGGGCGCTATGCGTATTGCCAGAACGGTAACGGGCCGTTCGCTGATAGTAGCCTTCACAGGTAGCTATCATGGTATTAATGACGAAGTGATCATACGCGGTACACAAAAATTAAAAAGCTTTCCGGCTGCACCGGGCATTACACCGGAAGCCGTGCAGAATATGCTGATACTGGACTATGGTACAGATAAAAGCTTACAAATTATCAAAGAGCGTGCGCATGAACTGGCTGCCGTGCTGGTAGAGCCGGTACAAAGCCGGCGGCCGGAGTTTCAGCCCGTAGCGTTTTTAAAGGAGATAAGAAAGATAACTGCCGAAGCAGGTACCGTGCTTATATGGGATGAAGTGATCACCGGCTTTCGTGCCCACCCTGGTGGCGCACAGGCCATCTTTGGTATACAGGCTGATGTAGCCACCTATGGTAAGGTGGTGGGTGGTGGCATGCCTATTGGTGCTATTGCCGGTAAAAAGCAATATATGGATGCGCTGGATGGTGGTTTCTGGCAGTATGGCGATGATTCGGTGCCTGAAGCAGGCGTTACTTATTTTGCCGGTACTTTTGTGCGTCATCCACTGGCATTGGCGGCGGGTATTGCTTCCCTGGAGCACATGAAGCAGGCGGGGCCATCTTTGCAAGAGAACCTGAATAAGTTAACGGCCTATCTGGCCAATGCCTTGAATAAAATAGGCAAACAATACCAGTTGCCCATATACGCAGTAAACTTTGGTTCTTTGTGGAAGTTGAAGTTTCATGAAGAATATCCCTATAGTGAATTGGTGTTTACGCTGATGCGGGAAAGAGGTATTCATATATGGGATGGTTTTCCTTGTTTTATTACTACTGCTCATACGTTGGGCGATGTAGATACGATTATTCAGCAATTTGAAGAGAGCGTGAAGGTGTTAAAAGCGGTGAAACTGATTCCTGCATATGCCACTGAGGATACACAGGCAAAAGAAAGCGTCGCCGATTTTGAGGTGGCCCCGCATCCGCAGGCCCGTTTGGGTAAGGATGCAGAGGGCAATCCGGCCTGGTTTATGGCCGATCCTAAAGCGCCCGGTAAGTATTTACAAATTGTTGAAGCATAA